From Caldicellulosiruptor hydrothermalis 108, a single genomic window includes:
- the xerA gene encoding site-specific tyrosine recombinase/integron integrase produces the protein MNFSDIPSYVADFLNYMITIKNKSPNTIKEYYYDLRTFLRYLKAKDLNMLSQIEKIEDLENIDVSNFEIEKLKALTLSNLYEYFSFLATRFNNGPYARARKVASIRSFFKYLYSKAKLIPDNPAKDLESPKLGKRNPRYLTLDESKKLLSAIDGENKERDFAIITLFLNCGLRLSELVNINLSDIKDDMLRIVGKGNKERIIYLNKACKEAIENYLKVRPTEGVKDKDALFLSERKKRISRRTVQYIVEKYVKMAGINQKKISAHKLRHTAATLMYRHGKVDIRSLQTILGHQSISTTEIYTHVNDDDIKKAFEKNPLSGENQDMLDS, from the coding sequence ATGAATTTTTCTGATATTCCATCTTATGTTGCAGATTTTTTGAATTATATGATTACAATCAAAAATAAATCTCCAAATACCATCAAAGAATATTATTACGACTTGAGAACCTTTTTAAGATATCTAAAAGCAAAAGATCTGAATATGCTCAGCCAAATCGAAAAGATTGAAGACCTTGAAAATATTGATGTAAGCAATTTTGAAATTGAAAAGCTAAAAGCCTTAACTCTTAGCAATCTGTATGAATATTTTTCTTTTCTTGCTACGCGCTTTAACAATGGTCCATATGCAAGAGCCCGAAAAGTTGCATCAATCAGGAGCTTCTTTAAATACCTTTACAGCAAAGCTAAACTCATTCCCGATAACCCTGCAAAAGATTTAGAATCGCCAAAACTTGGCAAAAGAAACCCTCGTTATCTTACCCTTGATGAAAGCAAAAAGCTACTTTCTGCAATTGATGGTGAAAATAAAGAAAGGGACTTTGCAATAATTACTCTTTTTCTAAACTGCGGCCTTAGACTTTCAGAGCTTGTAAATATAAACCTTTCGGATATAAAAGATGATATGCTTAGGATTGTTGGTAAAGGCAATAAAGAGAGAATAATATACTTAAACAAAGCATGTAAAGAAGCAATTGAAAACTATTTAAAGGTCCGCCCTACAGAAGGCGTAAAAGACAAAGATGCTCTTTTTTTGAGTGAAAGAAAGAAAAGAATCAGCAGAAGAACTGTTCAATACATTGTTGAAAAGTATGTGAAAATGGCAGGTATAAATCAGAAAAAGATCTCTGCCCACAAGCTTCGTCATACAGCAGCAACTCTCATGTACAGGCACGGCAAAGTTGATATAAGGTCTCTTCAGACTATTTTGGGTCATCAAAGTATCTCCACAACAGAGATTTATACTCATGTAAATGACGATGATATTAAAAAAGCATTTGAAAAAAACCCCCTCTCAGGAGAAAACCAAGATATGTTGGACTCCTGA
- a CDS encoding DUF6364 family protein, which produces MRKYQNITLSLPKELIQKIKHIAVERNTSISALLTSLLEELVNREESYQKVYLQHLKLLEEGFDLGTGGAITWRREDLYERK; this is translated from the coding sequence ATGCGTAAATATCAGAACATTACTTTGTCTCTTCCTAAGGAACTAATTCAAAAGATAAAACATATTGCTGTTGAAAGGAATACATCTATTTCTGCGCTGCTCACAAGCTTGTTAGAAGAACTTGTAAATAGAGAAGAGTCATATCAAAAAGTCTATTTACAACATCTTAAACTTTTAGAAGAAGGATTTGACCTTGGAACAGGTGGAGCAATCACGTGGAGGAGAGAAGATTTATATGAAAGAAAGTAA
- a CDS encoding ABC transporter ATP-binding protein, which translates to MLKVNGIDVYYGAIQALFSVSLDVQKGEIVTLIGANGAGKSTLLKTISGLIRPRTGSIYFEDIDITKKSSMEIVKLGISHVPEGRRVFPEMTVLENLELGAYLRKDKQGIKEDLKKVFERFPRLYERKNQLAGTLSGGEQQMLAIGRALMSRPKLLLLDEPSMGLAPILVTEIFKIIKEINSQGTTILLIEQNAHMALSIADRAYVIETGKIVLSGDAKEIAANPEVKKAYLGG; encoded by the coding sequence TTGCTTAAGGTGAATGGAATAGATGTTTACTATGGAGCCATACAGGCCTTGTTTTCAGTATCATTAGATGTTCAAAAAGGTGAGATTGTTACGTTAATTGGTGCAAACGGCGCAGGAAAGTCTACCCTGCTCAAAACAATCTCTGGTCTTATTAGGCCTCGTACAGGTTCAATCTATTTTGAAGATATTGATATAACAAAAAAGTCATCTATGGAAATTGTCAAGCTTGGAATCTCGCATGTGCCAGAAGGAAGACGCGTCTTTCCAGAAATGACTGTTCTTGAAAACTTAGAGCTTGGCGCGTACTTGAGAAAGGACAAGCAAGGAATAAAAGAAGATTTGAAAAAGGTGTTTGAGAGATTTCCAAGGTTATATGAAAGAAAGAATCAGTTAGCAGGTACCCTCTCTGGTGGAGAGCAGCAGATGCTTGCAATTGGAAGAGCACTAATGTCAAGGCCAAAGCTTCTGCTTCTTGACGAGCCTTCAATGGGCTTAGCACCTATACTTGTAACTGAGATTTTTAAGATAATAAAAGAGATAAACTCACAAGGTACAACTATACTTTTGATTGAACAAAATGCCCACATGGCACTTTCAATCGCAGACAGGGCGTATGTAATAGAGACAGGTAAAATTGTTTTATCCGGAGATGCAAAAGAGATTGCAGCAAATCCTGAGGTTAAAAAAGCTTATTTAGGTGGTTGA
- a CDS encoding DUF6345 domain-containing protein: MEYNDEVNAKTNEVRFGHNMLKWVVMYTCNWLTNDGDQEKLENIYKTFEGATLVMGFASTMYLDSREANYFGDLLVNSKKSFKDAFFTAARKYQVQRQNGDSIARVMGYTLAKNDSLFNNFYGCRPKMSGM, from the coding sequence ATGGAATACAATGACGAAGTAAATGCAAAAACAAATGAAGTTCGATTTGGGCACAACATGCTGAAATGGGTAGTAATGTATACATGCAACTGGCTTACTAACGATGGTGACCAAGAAAAGTTAGAGAATATTTATAAAACATTTGAAGGTGCAACTTTAGTTATGGGTTTTGCATCAACAATGTATTTAGATAGTCGTGAAGCAAACTATTTTGGTGATCTTTTGGTGAACAGTAAAAAATCTTTTAAAGATGCATTTTTTACCGCAGCAAGGAAGTATCAGGTACAAAGGCAAAATGGTGACAGTATAGCTCGTGTTATGGGCTACACATTAGCAAAGAATGATTCATTGTTTAATAATTTTTACGGATGCCGTCCCAAAATGAGTGGTATGTAA
- a CDS encoding branched-chain amino acid ABC transporter permease, producing the protein MKKRLLVYSAFIIVLYLTITLLMKIGIIDDYIKLNLFLIMLNIILAVSLNLINGITGQFSLGHAGFMAIGAYTTAVLTTLEKPVPFYLTVLIGGLFAMICGLIIGLPVLRLRGDYLAIATLGFGEIIRVIIQNIDYLGGASGISDIPQGIDWTGYFVITVLSVVVILNIINSSFGRAMIAIREDEIAAEAMGINTTLYKVLAFMIGAFFAGVAGSIYSGSFGFIQPDMFNFFKSIDILVIVVLGGLGSISGSIISAIVLTIISALLQDYPAVRMVLYSLILIIIMLFRPQGLMGTKEIRLSKFIPIGGEKNA; encoded by the coding sequence ATGAAAAAGAGACTTCTGGTATATTCTGCATTTATAATTGTTCTGTATTTGACAATAACTCTTTTAATGAAAATTGGCATTATAGATGATTACATCAAACTAAACCTCTTTTTGATAATGTTGAATATCATTTTAGCCGTTAGTTTGAATTTAATAAACGGTATCACTGGCCAGTTTTCTCTTGGACATGCAGGATTTATGGCAATTGGAGCGTATACCACTGCAGTTTTGACCACCCTTGAAAAACCAGTACCCTTTTATCTTACCGTTTTAATTGGTGGGTTGTTTGCAATGATATGTGGTCTTATTATTGGTCTTCCTGTGCTAAGGCTGAGGGGTGACTATCTTGCAATTGCCACACTTGGTTTTGGAGAGATTATAAGAGTAATCATACAGAATATAGATTACTTAGGTGGCGCAAGTGGAATAAGTGATATACCACAAGGAATTGACTGGACCGGATATTTTGTCATTACAGTCTTAAGTGTAGTGGTTATATTAAATATTATCAATTCATCGTTTGGCAGAGCGATGATTGCCATCAGAGAAGATGAGATAGCTGCAGAAGCTATGGGAATCAACACAACTTTATATAAAGTTCTGGCATTTATGATAGGTGCTTTTTTTGCAGGCGTTGCAGGCTCAATTTATTCCGGTTCTTTTGGATTTATACAGCCAGATATGTTCAACTTCTTTAAATCAATTGACATATTAGTGATAGTTGTTTTGGGTGGACTTGGAAGCATATCAGGTTCAATTATCTCTGCTATAGTTTTAACAATAATTTCAGCTTTGTTACAAGATTATCCTGCAGTGAGAATGGTTTTATATTCTCTTATTTTGATAATAATTATGTTATTTAGGCCTCAAGGCCTTATGGGGACAAAAGAAATAAGACTTTCAAAGTTTATACCAATTGGTGGTGAGAAAAATGCTTAG
- a CDS encoding ABC transporter ATP-binding protein: protein MLRIKNVTVNFGGIVALNNVNIDIEKGAIIGLIGPNGAGKTTVFNVISGIYNPNTGRIEFSNYDITYKKTYQVSALGISRTFQNIRLFKELSVIDNVKISFHKNISYNLFDAIFRTSKFLKEEEQNHKKAEELLKIFGLYEKRFELAKNLPYGEQRKLEIVRALATSPKLLLLDEPAAGMNPQETQELKKLIKFIKERFDLTILLIEHDMSVVMDICEKIYVLDYGEVIAVGTPVEVKNNPRVIEAYLGEGDLEFA from the coding sequence ATGCTTAGGATAAAAAATGTGACAGTCAATTTTGGAGGAATTGTAGCTCTGAACAATGTCAATATTGATATTGAAAAAGGTGCAATAATCGGGCTAATCGGTCCCAATGGTGCTGGGAAAACCACAGTGTTTAATGTGATTTCAGGTATATATAACCCCAATACTGGTAGGATAGAATTTTCAAACTACGATATAACTTATAAAAAGACATACCAGGTTTCTGCGCTGGGGATTTCAAGGACTTTTCAGAACATAAGGTTGTTTAAAGAACTCAGTGTAATTGATAATGTAAAAATTTCTTTTCATAAGAACATTAGCTATAACCTTTTTGACGCAATTTTCAGAACCTCAAAGTTTTTAAAAGAAGAAGAACAAAATCATAAAAAAGCTGAAGAACTTTTAAAAATCTTTGGACTTTATGAAAAAAGGTTTGAACTTGCTAAAAATCTGCCTTATGGTGAACAAAGAAAGCTTGAAATTGTTCGTGCGCTTGCAACATCACCAAAACTCCTTTTATTGGACGAACCAGCAGCCGGAATGAATCCTCAAGAAACACAGGAGCTAAAGAAGCTTATCAAATTTATAAAAGAGAGGTTTGATTTGACTATACTCTTAATTGAACATGACATGTCGGTTGTGATGGACATATGTGAGAAAATCTATGTTCTTGACTATGGAGAAGTTATAGCTGTCGGCACTCCTGTTGAGGTCAAAAACAACCCTCGTGTGATAGAAGCCTACCTTGGAGAGGGGGATTTAGAGTTTGCTTAA
- a CDS encoding branched-chain amino acid ABC transporter permease: MSTFIQQLINGITLGSVYALISLGYTMVYGIIKLINFAHGDIFMVGAYIAYLSVTYLKLGLIPSLIVSMVFCSILGMLIEKFAYKPLRNSPRISALITAIGVSLLLENLMQIIMGADSRVFPRLVAEKNYHLFQDRIVVNNKQIYLLIITVLLMIILNFVVKKTKIGKAMRAVSQDMDAARLMGINVDTTISYTFAIGSALAAAAGVLVGLYYNTINPLMGVLPGLKAFIAAVFGGIGIIPGAMLGGFSLGIIETLVSGYGSSMYKDAVAFALLILILIIKPSGLLGKNIKEKV; this comes from the coding sequence TTGTCCACTTTTATCCAACAATTAATAAATGGTATAACATTGGGAAGTGTCTACGCTCTTATAAGCCTTGGTTATACAATGGTTTATGGAATAATTAAGCTTATAAATTTTGCCCATGGTGACATTTTTATGGTTGGCGCATATATTGCGTATCTGAGTGTTACATATTTGAAACTGGGTTTAATACCTTCTTTGATTGTTTCTATGGTGTTCTGCAGCATTTTAGGAATGCTTATTGAGAAATTTGCCTACAAGCCTTTGAGAAACTCACCACGAATCTCAGCATTAATAACAGCAATTGGCGTTTCGCTACTTTTGGAAAATCTGATGCAAATTATAATGGGAGCTGATTCAAGAGTTTTTCCAAGACTTGTTGCTGAAAAAAATTATCATCTGTTCCAAGATAGAATAGTGGTAAACAACAAACAGATATACCTTCTAATTATTACAGTACTTTTGATGATAATTCTGAACTTCGTTGTCAAAAAGACAAAAATAGGAAAAGCAATGAGAGCGGTCTCTCAAGATATGGATGCAGCAAGATTGATGGGTATAAACGTTGACACTACAATTTCATATACATTTGCAATAGGCTCTGCTCTTGCTGCAGCAGCTGGTGTTTTAGTTGGACTTTACTATAACACTATAAACCCTCTTATGGGTGTTTTGCCTGGACTCAAAGCTTTTATAGCCGCTGTGTTTGGTGGAATTGGTATCATTCCTGGGGCGATGCTCGGTGGATTTTCCCTTGGTATTATTGAAACTCTTGTAAGTGGATACGGCAGTTCTATGTACAAGGATGCGGTTGCATTCGCCCTTTTGATATTGATTTTGATTATAAAACCTTCAGGCCTGCTCGGAAAAAATATAAAAGAGAAGGTGTAG
- a CDS encoding pyruvate kinase alpha/beta domain-containing protein — MYFKSAGPHNTLKTVELAIKTANERNINHIVVASCSGSTAKLLKDCGKNVVVVTHVSGFSEPGKMEISQETIEELKAMGFKVYTGTHVLSGAERGISRKFGGVYPVEIMAHTLRMLGQGVKVAVEISVMALDAGLIPYGEDIIAIGGTSEGADTAVIIRPSHAASIFETKIKEIICKPYEF, encoded by the coding sequence ATGTACTTTAAGTCGGCAGGTCCTCATAATACTCTAAAGACAGTTGAGCTTGCGATAAAAACTGCTAACGAAAGAAATATTAACCATATTGTGGTGGCTTCGTGCAGTGGAAGTACAGCTAAACTTCTAAAAGATTGTGGGAAAAATGTTGTAGTTGTAACTCATGTAAGTGGTTTTTCTGAACCTGGAAAGATGGAAATAAGCCAGGAAACTATTGAAGAGCTTAAAGCAATGGGGTTTAAGGTCTATACAGGAACACATGTTTTATCAGGTGCGGAAAGAGGAATATCAAGAAAATTTGGCGGAGTATATCCAGTTGAAATCATGGCACACACACTTAGAATGCTCGGGCAAGGCGTAAAGGTTGCAGTGGAGATTTCTGTTATGGCCTTAGATGCAGGATTAATACCATATGGTGAAGATATAATTGCGATTGGTGGAACATCTGAAGGCGCAGACACTGCTGTAATTATAAGACCTTCACATGCAGCTTCTATATTTGAAACAAAGATTAAAGAAATAATTTGCAAACCTTATGAATTTTAA
- a CDS encoding LysM peptidoglycan-binding domain-containing protein: protein MRTKVVIRNKFRFGIALLLLMVFVITVLMISIGEGKGIDKEKDINWIFVKVKEGDSLWTISKDFVDGSVDIRDYISFIRKVNKLENAILYPGQVLKFVDVKTYKLLCTK from the coding sequence ATGAGAACAAAGGTTGTTATAAGAAATAAGTTTCGTTTTGGAATTGCATTGCTTCTTCTAATGGTATTTGTTATAACGGTTTTGATGATATCAATTGGAGAAGGGAAGGGCATTGATAAAGAAAAAGATATAAATTGGATATTTGTGAAGGTAAAAGAGGGAGATTCGCTGTGGACAATTTCAAAGGATTTTGTTGATGGAAGTGTAGACATTCGCGATTATATCTCTTTTATACGAAAAGTAAATAAATTGGAAAATGCAATATTGTATCCTGGGCAAGTATTAAAATTTGTGGATGTAAAGACATACAAACTTTTGTGCACAAAATAA
- a CDS encoding PIN domain-containing protein: protein MKESNYQFVDTNILVYAYDKSAGEKHVVAKQIVEKLWKERNGALSTQVLQEFFVVVTKKVKNPLSFESAFQIISDLKLWKIATIEVEDILEAIKISQRYKISFWDALILCSAISLGCSVIWSEDLNSGQYFGKIKVVNPFLCSPLDI from the coding sequence ATGAAAGAAAGTAACTATCAATTTGTTGACACAAATATTTTGGTCTATGCTTATGATAAATCTGCAGGTGAAAAGCACGTAGTAGCTAAACAAATTGTGGAGAAACTTTGGAAAGAAAGAAATGGTGCTCTGAGCACTCAAGTTCTTCAAGAGTTTTTTGTTGTTGTTACAAAAAAGGTTAAAAATCCTTTAAGTTTTGAAAGCGCTTTTCAAATCATATCAGACTTAAAGTTATGGAAGATAGCCACAATTGAAGTAGAAGATATTTTAGAAGCTATAAAGATTTCACAAAGATATAAAATATCTTTTTGGGATGCTTTGATACTTTGCAGCGCTATAAGTTTAGGGTGTTCGGTAATATGGAGTGAAGATTTAAATTCTGGTCAGTATTTTGGGAAAATAAAAGTAGTAAATCCTTTTTTGTGTTCACCTCTTGACATCTAA
- a CDS encoding ABC transporter substrate-binding protein, translating into MKRVVSIILILIFALSIFTVSFASSKNVIKIGVDLELSQAVAQYGQKELEGIRLAIDEINQKGGIAGKKIELVVIDNKSDKTEAQNVATKLAVRENVLAILGPATSGATKSAAVAATKYKVPIISPSATDDTVTVDERTGKTKTYVFRTCFNDSFQGNVMANFALKTLKAKKAAIIYDATSDYSKGLLKNFKNTFEKGGGKVIAQEAFGKGEQDFSSILTKIRDKKPDVLFAPVYYDEAGLIIKQARELGMSIPILGADGFDDPKVVEKAGKNNANNVFFSAHYSSQDTDVKVQEFIKKFKAKYKQEPNAFAALGYDLGYFIADALKRANLKFDSVAKDRERLKAAIENTKNFVGVTGIVSINKYHNAEKSAVIIELKNGVQKFKQKLNP; encoded by the coding sequence GTGAAAAGAGTTGTTTCAATTATCCTCATATTAATATTCGCGCTTTCAATATTTACTGTATCATTTGCTTCTTCTAAAAATGTCATCAAGATAGGTGTGGACTTAGAACTTTCACAGGCAGTTGCTCAATATGGACAAAAAGAACTTGAAGGTATAAGACTTGCAATTGACGAAATCAATCAAAAAGGCGGTATTGCAGGTAAAAAGATTGAACTTGTAGTTATTGACAACAAATCTGACAAGACCGAAGCTCAAAATGTTGCAACAAAACTGGCTGTAAGAGAAAATGTTCTTGCTATTTTAGGACCGGCAACTTCAGGTGCAACAAAGTCAGCTGCAGTTGCTGCAACAAAGTATAAAGTTCCAATCATCTCACCTTCTGCAACAGATGATACTGTTACAGTTGATGAAAGAACTGGTAAAACAAAGACATATGTTTTCAGAACATGTTTTAACGACTCATTCCAGGGAAATGTAATGGCAAACTTTGCATTGAAAACTTTAAAAGCTAAAAAAGCAGCTATAATTTATGATGCAACATCGGATTATAGTAAAGGTCTTTTGAAAAATTTCAAGAATACATTTGAAAAAGGCGGCGGAAAAGTTATTGCTCAAGAGGCATTTGGCAAGGGTGAACAAGATTTTAGCAGTATACTTACAAAGATAAGAGACAAAAAACCAGATGTGTTGTTTGCCCCTGTTTATTATGATGAAGCAGGACTTATCATTAAACAGGCTCGTGAACTTGGAATGAGTATTCCTATACTTGGTGCAGATGGTTTTGACGATCCAAAAGTTGTTGAAAAGGCTGGCAAAAATAATGCTAACAACGTATTTTTCTCTGCTCATTACTCTTCCCAAGATACAGATGTAAAGGTTCAAGAGTTTATAAAGAAGTTTAAGGCAAAATACAAGCAAGAACCAAATGCATTCGCTGCTCTTGGTTATGATCTTGGATATTTCATTGCAGATGCTCTCAAAAGAGCTAACTTGAAGTTTGACAGTGTAGCAAAGGATAGAGAAAGATTGAAAGCGGCAATCGAAAATACAAAGAACTTTGTTGGCGTTACAGGAATTGTGAGCATAAACAAATATCACAATGCTGAAAAATCTGCTGTTATTATTGAGCTCAAGAACGGTGTTCAGAAATTCAAACAAAAACTCAATCCATAA
- the eno gene encoding phosphopyruvate hydratase produces MKVDLSITAVKAREILDSRGNPTVEVEVVVNDEFVGRAAVPSGASTGIFEAVELRDGDKKRYMGKGVLKAVENVNEVIAPEIIGMNALNQVEIDKLMIELDGTENKSKLGANAILGVSLAVAKAAANALGLPLYQYIGGVNAKYLPVPMMNILNGGKHADNSVDLQEFMIMPVGAKSFSEALRMCAETFHHLRNVLKARGYNTTVGDEGGFAPNLKSNEEPLEVIVEAIEKAGYTPGKDIAIALDPATSELYNEEDGKYHFEREGKVRTKEEMVEFWVKLVEKYPIVSIEDGVAEEDWEGWKMLTEALGNKIQLVGDDLFVTNTKRLAKGIKLGVANSILIKLNQIGTLTETLEAIEMANRAGYTAVVSHRSGETEDTTIADLVVAVNAGQIKTGAPSRTDRVAKYNQLLRIEEELGSIAVYPGMNAFFNLKKK; encoded by the coding sequence ATGAAGGTTGACCTTTCTATTACAGCTGTAAAAGCAAGAGAAATTCTTGATTCAAGAGGGAACCCAACTGTTGAGGTAGAAGTTGTTGTAAATGATGAATTTGTAGGTAGAGCCGCTGTTCCATCAGGTGCGTCAACTGGTATATTTGAGGCTGTTGAGCTAAGAGATGGTGATAAAAAGAGATATATGGGTAAAGGTGTTCTCAAGGCAGTTGAGAATGTTAATGAAGTTATTGCACCAGAGATTATTGGAATGAATGCTCTTAACCAAGTTGAGATTGATAAACTTATGATTGAGCTTGATGGAACAGAGAACAAGAGCAAGCTTGGGGCAAACGCAATTTTGGGTGTATCTTTGGCAGTTGCAAAGGCAGCAGCAAACGCACTTGGCCTTCCACTGTATCAATACATTGGTGGTGTCAATGCAAAATATTTGCCTGTTCCAATGATGAACATCTTAAACGGTGGTAAGCACGCTGACAACTCGGTTGACTTGCAAGAGTTTATGATTATGCCTGTTGGTGCAAAGTCTTTTAGTGAAGCGCTCAGAATGTGTGCTGAGACGTTCCATCACTTGAGAAATGTGCTCAAAGCAAGAGGATACAACACAACAGTTGGTGATGAGGGTGGATTTGCACCAAACTTGAAGTCTAACGAAGAGCCATTGGAAGTGATTGTTGAGGCAATTGAAAAGGCTGGTTATACTCCTGGGAAGGACATTGCAATTGCGCTTGACCCTGCAACATCAGAGCTCTACAACGAAGAGGACGGAAAGTATCATTTCGAAAGAGAAGGAAAAGTTAGAACAAAAGAAGAAATGGTAGAGTTCTGGGTAAAGCTTGTTGAGAAATATCCTATTGTTTCTATTGAAGATGGTGTTGCAGAAGAGGACTGGGAAGGCTGGAAGATGCTCACTGAAGCACTTGGCAACAAAATTCAGCTTGTTGGTGATGATTTGTTTGTTACAAATACAAAGAGGCTTGCAAAGGGAATTAAGCTTGGTGTCGCAAACTCAATATTAATTAAGCTCAACCAGATAGGAACACTTACAGAAACTTTAGAAGCAATTGAGATGGCAAACAGGGCAGGTTACACTGCGGTTGTATCCCACAGGTCTGGTGAGACAGAAGATACAACGATTGCTGACCTTGTTGTTGCGGTAAATGCTGGTCAGATTAAGACAGGTGCGCCGTCAAGAACAGACAGAGTAGCAAAATACAATCAGCTGTTGAGAATTGAAGAGGAGCTTGGCAGCATTGCCGTATATCCTGGAATGAACGCATTCTTTAATTTGAAAAAGAAATAA
- the uxaC gene encoding glucuronate isomerase has translation MKRFMDEDFLLNNKTAKVLYEKYAKDMPIVDFHCHLNPKEIYENKTFKNITEVWLGGDHYKWRLMRTNGIEEKYITGDADDYEKFLAWAKTIPMAIGNPIYHWTHLELKRYFGIDDVLNERSAPIIWEKTNKVLKELGARDIILKSNVEVICTTDDPVDTLEYHLKLKEDKDFNVKVYPTFRPDKGVNIERETFIPWVKKLAEVYGKKIESYDEFLDALKSRAEFFHSVGCRISDHAIDDMVFADASFDEVANIFKKALAGEKLTDIEVAKYKTYTLGFLGKVYSSLGWAMQLHINALRNNNTRMFNILGPDTGYDSINDGHIASALVKFLDSLEKENSLPKTILYSLNPKDSYVLATIMGSFQDGSVPGKMQLGAAWWFNDSKDGNLQQMKDLANLGLLSRFVGMVTDSRSFLSYARHEYFRRLLCNLIGEWVENGEYPYDLETLGKIVQGICYYNAKEYFGF, from the coding sequence ATGAAAAGATTTATGGATGAGGATTTTCTCTTGAATAACAAGACTGCTAAAGTGCTTTACGAAAAATATGCAAAGGATATGCCAATTGTAGATTTCCACTGTCATTTAAACCCAAAGGAAATTTATGAAAATAAGACGTTTAAAAACATAACAGAGGTTTGGCTTGGAGGAGACCATTACAAGTGGAGGCTTATGAGAACAAACGGAATCGAAGAAAAGTATATAACAGGAGATGCAGATGACTATGAAAAGTTCTTGGCATGGGCAAAGACCATTCCGATGGCAATAGGAAACCCAATTTATCATTGGACACATTTAGAACTCAAAAGATACTTTGGAATAGATGATGTATTGAATGAAAGATCTGCACCTATCATTTGGGAAAAGACAAACAAAGTTCTCAAAGAGCTTGGTGCAAGAGATATAATTTTAAAGTCCAATGTAGAAGTAATCTGCACAACAGACGACCCTGTTGATACACTTGAGTATCATTTAAAACTGAAAGAAGATAAAGACTTCAATGTCAAAGTTTATCCTACTTTCAGACCTGACAAGGGTGTGAACATCGAAAGAGAAACCTTCATCCCGTGGGTAAAAAAGCTTGCAGAGGTATATGGAAAAAAGATAGAAAGCTATGATGAGTTTTTAGATGCTCTAAAGTCAAGAGCAGAGTTTTTCCACTCTGTGGGGTGTCGCATCTCAGACCATGCTATTGACGATATGGTTTTTGCTGATGCATCTTTTGATGAAGTAGCTAATATTTTCAAAAAAGCTTTAGCAGGTGAGAAACTTACTGATATCGAAGTTGCAAAATATAAAACATATACATTGGGATTCTTAGGGAAAGTTTATTCAAGTCTTGGCTGGGCAATGCAGCTTCATATAAATGCTCTGAGAAACAACAACACACGAATGTTCAATATTTTGGGGCCTGACACAGGATATGATTCAATAAACGATGGTCATATAGCCTCTGCACTTGTCAAATTCCTTGATTCATTAGAAAAGGAAAACTCTCTGCCAAAGACAATTTTGTATTCCTTAAATCCAAAAGATAGCTATGTTCTTGCAACAATCATGGGGTCTTTCCAGGATGGTAGCGTTCCTGGCAAGATGCAGCTCGGTGCAGCTTGGTGGTTCAACGATAGCAAAGATGGCAACCTTCAGCAGATGAAAGACCTTGCAAATCTTGGGCTTTTGAGCCGATTTGTTGGAATGGTAACAGATTCTCGAAGCTTTCTGTCTTACGCAAGACATGAATACTTTAGAAGACTTCTTTGCAATTTGATTGGCGAGTGGGTAGAAAACGGCGAATATCCTTATGATTTGGAAACACTTGGCAAAATAGTTCAAGGCATTTGTTATTATAATGCAAAAGAGTATTTTGGGTTTTAA